A genomic region of Oryza glaberrima chromosome 1, OglaRS2, whole genome shotgun sequence contains the following coding sequences:
- the LOC127760615 gene encoding GRAS family protein RAD1-like produces MGMSPEPCNSISDCSQQQSHHLTLTQQQDSTIICTNQELDYYYRFYDVDEAAFDGNEVELVSRFSKVTRMDRMISSPYQPTWSPAQAAVDVVGSSETSRVRKKRFWDVLESCKQKVEAMEAMDTPATATFRVGAGDGGGGGGGGAGGGGGGADGMRLVQLLVACAEAVACRDRAQAAALLRELQAGAPVHGTAFQRVASCFVQGLADRLALAHPPALGPASMAFCIPPSSCAGRDGARGEALALAYELCPYLRFAHFVANACMLEAFEGESNVHVVDLGMTLGLDRGHQWRGLLDGLAARASGKPARVRVTGVGARMDTIRAIGRELEAYAEGLGMYLEFRGINRGLESLHIDDLGVDADEAVAINSVLELHSVVKESRGALNSVLQTIRKLSPRAFLLVEQDAGHNGPFFLGRFMEALHYYAALFDALDAALPRYDARRARVEQFHFGAEIRNVVGCEGAARVERHERADQWRRRMSRAGFQSVPIKMAAKAREWLDENAGGGGYTVAEEKGCLVLGWKGKPVIAASCWKC; encoded by the coding sequence ATGGGCATGTCCCCTGAGCCATGCAACTCCATCTCAGACTGTTCCCAGCAGCAGAGCCATCATCTGACTCTGACACAGCAACAAGATTCAACGATTATTTGTACTAATCAAGAACTTGATTATTACTACCGATTCTACGACGTGGACGAAGCGGCGTTTGATGGCAACGAGGTAGAGCTCGTCTCCAGGTTCTCCAAGGTCACCAGGATGGACCGCATGATCAGCTCGCCGTATCAGCCGACGTGGTCGCCGGCAcaggccgccgtcgacgtcgtcgggTCGTCGGAGACGTCACGCGTCAGGAAGAAGAGGTTCTGGGACGTTCTTGAGAGTTGCAAGCAGAAGGTCGAGGCCATGGAGGCTATGGAcacaccggcgacggcgacgttcCGGGTCGGtgccggtgatggcggcggcggcggcgggggtggcgcaggaggaggaggaggaggagctgacgGGATGCGTCTCGTGCAGCTGCTGGTCGCCTGCGCCGAGGCGGTGGCGTGCCGCGACcgcgcgcaggcggcggcgctgctgcgcgAGCTGCAGGCCGGCGCGCCCGTGCACGGCACGGCGTTCCAGCGCGTCGCGTCGTGCTTCGTGCAGGGGCTCGCGGACCGGCTGGCGCTGGCGCACCCGCCGGCGCTGGGGCCAGCGAGCATGGCGTTCTGCatcccgccgtcgtcgtgcgcggggcgcgacggcgcgcgcggcgaggcgctCGCGCTGGCCTACGAGCTGTGCCCGTACCTGCGGTTCGCGCACTTCGTGGCGAACGCGTGCATGCTGGAAGCCTTCGAGGGAGAGAGCAACGTCCACGTGGTCGATCTCGGCATGACGCTGGGCCTCGACCGTGGCCACCAGTGGCGCGGCCTCCtcgacggcctcgccgcccgcgccagCGGCAAGCCGGCGCGCGTGCGGGTCACCGGCGTCGGCGCGCGCATGGACACCATCAGAGCGATCGGGCGGGAGCTCGAGGCGTACGCGGAGGGGTTAGGGATGTACCTCGAGTTCAGAGGCATCAACCGTGGCCTCGAGAGCCTCCACATCGACGACCtcggcgtcgacgccgacgaggccgtCGCCATCAACAGTGTCCTGGAGCTCCACTCCGTGGTGAAGGAGAGCCGCGGGGCGCTCAACTCGGTGCTCCAGACCATCCGCAAGCTGTCGCCCAGGGCGTTCTTGCTCGTCGAGCAGGACGCCGGCCACAACGGGCCATTCTTCCTCGGCCGGTTCATGGAGGCGCTGCACTACTACGCCGCGCTGTTCGACGCGCTCGACGCGGCGCTCCCGCGCTACGacgcgcggcgggcgcgcgtCGAGCAGTTCCACTTCGGCGCGGAGATCCGCAACGTGGTCGGGTGCGAGGGCGCGGCGCGCGTGGAGCGGCACGAGCGCGCCGACCAGTGGCGCCGCCGCATGAGCCGCGCGGGGTTCCAGTCGGTGCCGATCAAGATGGCGGCCAAGGCGCGGGAGTGGCTGGACGagaacgccggcggcggcgggtacacGGTGGCGGAGGAGAAAGGCTGCCTCGTGCTCGGCTGGAAGGGGAAGCCGGTCATCGCCGCCTCGTGCTGGAAATGCTAG
- the LOC127760018 gene encoding uncharacterized protein LOC127760018 isoform X1, whose translation MPLALAQLQDIGDRITDRLRPWSRSAEFWVRAADIYTSYKVCQLRAGFVKDEEEREAMWEQQHELGAQKMYSLCSELGGLFLKAAQILGKPDLAPMAWVKRLVTLCDKAPATPIDVVRDVVEKQFGKSFDDIFECFDVEPVGSASIAQVHRARLKLSKTDVAVKVQHPGAEKLMMVDIRNMQAFALFLQKYDINFDLYSATKEMEKQICYEFDFVREAKAMERIREFLRVTNKKKPPVIVPRVIPEMVSREVLVMEFIEGTPIMNLGNEMAKRGIDPGGKIATMAKQKILTDLTLAYGQMILKDGFFHADPHPGNILICKNTEVALLDYGQVKAMPEDLRLAYANLVIAMADDDFLRTKESFREIGIETWSIADNELEELFQLSLRMFDTRLPPGVTAMSPFAEDSSLNKVGVQSFPEELFSVLRTIQLLRGLTVGMGLRFSCAQQWKPIAEEALLKSGRLKAARSRRPRRSFVRRLFSSDNENQGT comes from the exons atGCCGCTGGCGCTGGCGCAGCTGCAGGACATCGGGGACCGCATCACCGACCGCCTCCGCCCGTGGAGCCGCTCCGCGGAGTTCTGGGTCCGCGCCGCCGACATCTACACCAGCTACAAG GTGTGCCAGCTGCGCGCGGGGTTCGTCAAGGATGAGGAGGAGCGGGAGGCCATGTGGGAGCAGCAGCACGAGCTTGGTGCCCAgaagatgtactccctctgcTCCGAGCTCGGCGGCCTCTTCCTCAAG GCTGCACAAATTCTGGGAAAGCCTGATTTGGCGCCAATGGCTTGGGTGAAAAGGCTTGTAACCTTGTGTGACAAGGCTCCAGCCACGCCCATTGATGTAGTTAGAGATGTTGTGGAGAAACAGTTTGGCAAGAGCTTTGATGACATATTTGAATGCTTTGATGTTGAGCCTGTTGGGTCTGCTTCCATTGCACAG GTGCACCGAGCAAGGCTTAAACTATCAAAAACAGATGTTGCTGTCAAG GTTCAACATCCAGGAGCTGAAAAACTGATGATGGTTGACATCCGGAACATGCAAGCATTTGCATTGTTCTTGCAGAAGTATGATATCAATTTTGACCTGTACTCTGCGACAAAGGAGATGGAAAAGCAG ATATGCTATGAGTTTGACTTTGTGCGCGAAGCAAAGGCGATGGAAAGAATACGAGAATTCTTACGCGTGACCAACAAGAAAAAGCCTCCAGTTATAGTGCCTCGTGTGATTCCTGAAATGGTTAGCAG GGAGGTTTTGGTAATGGAGTTCATTGAAGGGACACCAATAATGAATCTTGGCAATGAAATGGCTAAAAGGGGCATTGATCCTGGTGGTAAGATTGCAACAATGGCAAAGCA GAAAATTTTAACAGATCTTACACTTGCCTATGGTCAAATGATTTTGAAGGATGGTTTTTTCCATGCAGATCCACACCCAGGAAACATCCTTATCTGCAAGAACACAGAG GTAGCTTTGCTTGATTATGGACAAGTGAAAGCAATGCCAGAGGATTTACGACTTGCTTATGCAAATCTTGTAATTGCAATGGCTGATGATGATTTTTTGAGGACTAAAGAAAGTTTCAG GGAGATTGGTATTGAAACATGGAGTATAGCTGATAATGAGCTAGAAGAATTATTTCAATTATCCCTTAGAATGTTTGATACTAGATTACCACCAGGAGTAACTGCTATGTCACCCTTCGCCGAGGATTCTTCACTAAATAAAGTTGGAGTGCAG AGCTTCCCTGAAGAGCTATTTTCAGTGCTTCGAACTATACAACTTTTACGTGGGTTGACTGTTGGGATGGGCCTCAGATTCTCATGTGCTCAGCAATGGAAGCCTATTGCCGAGGAAGCTTTGTTGAAGTCTGGGAGACTAAAAG CTGCAAGATCAAGAAGGCCGCGGAGAAGTTTTGTCAGGAGACTGTTTTCGAGTGACAACGAGAACCAAGGAACATGA
- the LOC127760018 gene encoding uncharacterized protein LOC127760018 isoform X2, which translates to MPLALAQLQDIGDRITDRLRPWSRSAEFWVRAADIYTSYKVCQLRAGFVKDEEEREAMWEQQHELGAQKMYSLCSELGGLFLKAAQILGKPDLAPMAWVKRLVTLCDKAPATPIDVVRDVVEKQFGKSFDDIFECFDVEPVGSASIAQVHRARLKLSKTDVAVKVQHPGAEKLMMVDIRNMQAFALFLQKYDINFDLYSATKEMEKQICYEFDFVREAKAMERIREFLRVTNKKKPPVIVPRVIPEMVSREVLVMEFIEGTPIMNLGNEMAKRGIDPGGKIATMAKQKILTDLTLAYGQMILKDGFFHADPHPGNILICKNTEVALLDYGQVKAMPEDLRLAYANLVIAMADDDFLRTKESFREIGIETWSIADNELEELFQLSLRMFDTRLPPGVTAMSPFAEDSSLNKVGVQLP; encoded by the exons atGCCGCTGGCGCTGGCGCAGCTGCAGGACATCGGGGACCGCATCACCGACCGCCTCCGCCCGTGGAGCCGCTCCGCGGAGTTCTGGGTCCGCGCCGCCGACATCTACACCAGCTACAAG GTGTGCCAGCTGCGCGCGGGGTTCGTCAAGGATGAGGAGGAGCGGGAGGCCATGTGGGAGCAGCAGCACGAGCTTGGTGCCCAgaagatgtactccctctgcTCCGAGCTCGGCGGCCTCTTCCTCAAG GCTGCACAAATTCTGGGAAAGCCTGATTTGGCGCCAATGGCTTGGGTGAAAAGGCTTGTAACCTTGTGTGACAAGGCTCCAGCCACGCCCATTGATGTAGTTAGAGATGTTGTGGAGAAACAGTTTGGCAAGAGCTTTGATGACATATTTGAATGCTTTGATGTTGAGCCTGTTGGGTCTGCTTCCATTGCACAG GTGCACCGAGCAAGGCTTAAACTATCAAAAACAGATGTTGCTGTCAAG GTTCAACATCCAGGAGCTGAAAAACTGATGATGGTTGACATCCGGAACATGCAAGCATTTGCATTGTTCTTGCAGAAGTATGATATCAATTTTGACCTGTACTCTGCGACAAAGGAGATGGAAAAGCAG ATATGCTATGAGTTTGACTTTGTGCGCGAAGCAAAGGCGATGGAAAGAATACGAGAATTCTTACGCGTGACCAACAAGAAAAAGCCTCCAGTTATAGTGCCTCGTGTGATTCCTGAAATGGTTAGCAG GGAGGTTTTGGTAATGGAGTTCATTGAAGGGACACCAATAATGAATCTTGGCAATGAAATGGCTAAAAGGGGCATTGATCCTGGTGGTAAGATTGCAACAATGGCAAAGCA GAAAATTTTAACAGATCTTACACTTGCCTATGGTCAAATGATTTTGAAGGATGGTTTTTTCCATGCAGATCCACACCCAGGAAACATCCTTATCTGCAAGAACACAGAG GTAGCTTTGCTTGATTATGGACAAGTGAAAGCAATGCCAGAGGATTTACGACTTGCTTATGCAAATCTTGTAATTGCAATGGCTGATGATGATTTTTTGAGGACTAAAGAAAGTTTCAG GGAGATTGGTATTGAAACATGGAGTATAGCTGATAATGAGCTAGAAGAATTATTTCAATTATCCCTTAGAATGTTTGATACTAGATTACCACCAGGAGTAACTGCTATGTCACCCTTCGCCGAGGATTCTTCACTAAATAAAGTTGGAGTGCAG CTTCCCTGA